The genomic window TGGCGTTATGATTCCAAGCCCTACGAAGGCCCGAAGCTTGCTTCTGAAATACTCTTTTATCCTAATGCATTGCCAACATTTGCTTACCAACGTCCACTTGCAGCGAGTTCTTTGGAGCCGCGCGAAGAGAATCTTCAATACGATGTTTCTATGCATGATGCTCCAGGAATTGTTCTAAGCAGAGATTTTCCGACTCGATGGTCATATTCTCTTCTTCAAAAGAGTCCTTCGACAGCATTGAGGGAATATATTCAGAATAAGTTTTATTTATATGATAATGTTGTTATTTCTGATTTTTTAGAGAGTGATATTGCTGAAGAAGTCTTAGCTAGAAAGAAAAATGTTGCTGTTGTACATGTAGAATCCAATAAGAGTGGAAAAGGCGATATTTTGGATTTTAAAAGTTTGTTGTTAACAGATAGTAAAAATATTCTATCCCAGGCTCAAGCTGTCGAAGCGCCAAGCCGTTATTTTGAGGTTGTTTCTTTTGGTGTAAACTCTTTGGAGATTCGGACTAATTTTGATAAGGATAAATTTTTGGTTTATACTGATAGTTACCAGTCTGATTGGAAGGCTGTTCTTAACAAAAGAACGCAAAGGATATACCGAGCAAATGTTGCTTTTAAAGGTATTTTCTTGCCACGAGGGCCTAATAATCTAACTTTAAGCTATGCTCCGATGGGAGGAGAATATACATATTGGCTTATTTTTGCTATGTACATAGGGATGTTTTTGTGGTTGATTGTTTTATTTTTTAAAGAAAGAAATGGTAAGCAAAGAATTGATACAGATTAGTCAAATAAAAGGATGGTTGTTGTTTTTATCGAAAAGATGCCTTTGGGTTTATTTTATTGTAGTGTTTATTTTGGCTTATTATGCAGGGAAGCCAGATCCAGTTAATACTGTTGTTAATCGTTTAAATTATTTGCGCTTATCAGAGATCTATATTTCAGAATCATTGTCGAAGGATCAAAAGATGTCAAAGCGAGAATATTGTTCTGCGATTAAATATTACAAAGAACTTGTTGAATTCATTGGTCCTAAGGATTATCTTTTTGCAAATATGGGATTTTGCTGGTATCGTATTGGAGATTACAACAAAGCTCTTGAAATGTATGATCAAGCTATTCGATTAAATCCTGCAATTTATACGTATTATGCAGACAAAGGGATGATTTACCTTGCTTTAGGAAAACCCCAGGAGGCAATATCTTGGCTTGAACAATCTTTGTCAAAGATTGCACTGAGCACTCAGCATTATGATCGATATTTGCAATCTTTGCCGGAGCCGTATAGACAATATGCGATGATAAATCTAAATATTTTGACCGTAAGACTTAAGAATGATTTGTTGTTTTTAAAGCAAAAGCTATTGGATCTTCATATGGCGAGTGTTAATGAGAAAATGAATGATATCGCGGTAAGTCCAGAAAAGATGCCTTTGCATCTTGATACTTTTTTAGGGAGAATTTCTACGGATATAGCTGTGTTGGAAAAGGTTTATGATGGTCCGTGATCGTTTTTAAGGAATAATCTGATTTTTAATTCTGCTAATAGGCGAGGAGGAAGATGATAAAACAAAAGAAAATATCTATTATTTTTTCTTTCCGAAACGAGGAGAAAACTCTCGAGGAATTATATCGTCGAACACAAGATGTTTTGAAACGTAGTAATCTTTTATACGAAATGATTTTTGTCAACGATGCCTCAACTGATGGTTCTTTGAATATTTTGACTAACTTAGCGTTAAAAGATCAATCGGTTAAAGTTATTAATTTATCTCGGCGCTTTGGGTACAATCAAAGTTTTATGGCTGGCTTAGAATTCTTTAGCGGAGATGCAGCCGTTATCTTAGATTCTGATCTTCAGGATTCGCCTGAAGAAATTCCTCGTCTTATTGAGAAGTGGGAATTAGGAGCTGAGGTTGTTCATGCTGTTCGTCAAGAAAGACTAGGAGAAAATTTCTTTAAATTGCAGCTGACATCCCTTGCGTATAAAATTATTCGAAAAATTTCCTCTATTGAGCTTTTAGAAAATGCAGGAAATTTTAAGCTTCTTTCTCGGCGAGTAGTTCAAGAGTTGCTAAGATTAAAGGAGCAGGATCCTTATTTGCGCGGTTTGATCTCTTGGGTTGGATTTAAGCAAGACAAGATATATTATAAAAGACAGAAGCGTTTTGCCGGGAAGGGTCATTTTCCTGTATTGACTAGTTCTGGGCCAATAAAAGAATTTATCAGTGGAGTGACGTCTTTCTCAGAATTTTTTCCATTTTTACCGATCGGGTCAGGACTGATATTTCTAATTTTGGGTCTTGTTGCGGGCTTTAGAGAGCTGATCATTTTTTTGTCTGGCGCAATGTCACCAAGCTGGATAATTACATTGATTTTGATTGTAGGAGGAGTGCAGTTGATATCTTTGGGATTGGTTGGATTATATATCGGCCGCATATGGAAAGAAGTTGCACGGCGTCCTCGACATATTGTTGAGAGCACAATTAATGTCTCGTGATTGTTTTATGCGCTGAAGCAGGTTGCGGGTGCGCTTTAGGAGAATAAGGTGTATATGGACATTTCCAAAAGATATAAGATTTTTGTAGTTTTAATAGTTTGTTTGTTCCTTGGATGTAATTCGCAGCTTTCTTCGCCTATACCGGCTAGCACGCAAACGCAATATCGAGATGATGCCCAAAAGATTTATTCGGCGTATCAAAATCATCAATCTAATTTTTTTGTTGAATCTAAAGGGCGTGTTGTTAAAATCCTTTTGGATGATTTAAAGGGAAGCCGTCATCAACGGTTTATTTTACAATTAGCAAAGGGGCAAACAATTCTTGTTGCACATAATATTGATATTGCTCCTCGAATTAACAATTTAAATATCGGAGACGAAGTTTATTTCTACGGCGAGTACGAATGGAATGACAAAGGAGGCGTTGTTCACTGGACGCATCATGATCCAGGGTATCGACGGATTGGCGGGTGGCTTGAGCATCAAGGGATGAGATATCAATAAAAGTTAAAATAAAGAATGGAGAAAATTATGTCAAAAGAAATAACCTTTAAAGGAAATGTATTGCACGTAACTGGCGTTGATCTTAAAGTCGGAGATAAAGCTCCTGATTTTAAGGTTGTTACAAAAGATTTGAAAGAAGTAGGCTTGGGCGATTATTCAGGAAAAATAAAGATTCTAACAACGTTCCCCTCGATCGATACGCCGGTTTGCGAGGGGCAAGTCAAAGAGTTTAATGAGAAGGTGTCTAGTTTTGAAAATACGGTTGTTTTGGCGATTAGCAAAGATTTGCCTTTTGCGCATAGTCGATTTTGCATGTCATTTTCTATTAATAACGTTGAAACGCTTTCAGATTATAAATATTCTTCTGTGGCTGAGAATTATGGGGTTCTAATCGACGAGCTTAAACTTCTAACGCGAGCAGTATTTATTATTGATAAAGACGACATTATTCGATATGTTCAGTTTGCAAAAGAGATTACAGAGCCTTTAAATTATCAAAAGGTATATGAGGCGCTGAAAGACATTTAAAAAAGATGTATTTGTTAGGTTCAGTTTTATTGATTGGTTTTTAGTTTTTGCCTATTTTTTAATAATTCAGTTATTGGAGAATTCCTATAGATGATAAATGTTGCACAGATGATGATTTCTAAATCACCGATTTTAGCTATATTTGTTGTTTTCGGGGTTGGATTTGTCGCGTCTTTAAGTTCTTGTACTTTGGTTAGAATTCCGATTGTTTTTGGATATATTTCCGGAGCTTCTCATTCTAAAAAGCATTCTTTGTTGTTATCCTTATGTTTAGTGGCTGGTCTTGTTTTTAGCTATACATTGGTAGGAATGCTTCTTCTTTTTTTAAAGAATTTTACTTCGAATTTGGTGCAAATAAGCAGATATATGTATTTAGCGCTAGGATTCTTTTTGCTTGTTGCGGGTTTGTTTTATGCGGGTCTTATTCCTGCTGTGCATGCACAGGCACATTGTAGCAATAGAACCAATACATTTAAAAGATCTGGATTTATTGGAGCTTTTATTTTTGGCGCTATGTTTGCGTTTTTAGAAATGCCGGCTTGTCCTTGTTGTGCTTCTGTGCTTTTTGTAATCATTGGCGCTGTCAGTTTGATCAATTCTTGGATTTATTCTTTTATTGTTTTGTTAAGTTTTGCGCTTGGGCAAAGTTTGCCGATTTTTCTAATAGGATTTTCAACAAATTTGACAAGAATTTTAGCGCCCAAGGTTGCTCAAATCGAAAAGTACATTCAGTTTGCCGCAGGAACAATTTTAATTGTTATTGCGTTATATTTCTTAATTATTGCATAAGGATTTTTATGAAAACGAACGAAAATACTTGTAGTTGTGGACATGGCTCTACGGGTCAATTAAAACTATGGCATCGATGGGCTTTGGTTGGATATGTCATTGTTGTTAGTTTTTTTGCGATGAAGCCTCTGATTGTTCGTCAGCTTTTATCTCGTGCGGTGTCATATTCATCTGCTGGTTTGCATGATAATGCCATAAGAATTTATAAAAAAGCGATCTTAATTGAAAGTCGCAACGCTAATCTTTGGGGCGATCTTGGGTATGAGTATCGAACAATCGAAGATATTGATAGAGCTACTGACGCTTACCGCCAATCAATAAAGATTGATCCAACCAACAAAGAGGCTTGTTTGAGTTTAGGCCTAATTTTGATGGGTCAAGAAAGGTACGGGGAAGCTGTTTTTTATTTCGAACAAATAAGACGATTAGGGCCAGAAAGCAATAAAGACTTTAAAATGAATACCGTTGCCTACCATAAGGCTTCTTTGAGAATGTTGTCAACATGTTATGACGCTTTAGGTGAAGTAAAAAACAAAGAAGGCATATTAAGAGATCTTGAGCGTTATTATCCTTAGAATAATTTCATTTTAGGACTTATTTAAATACCGCTTGACACCCTAAGCTCCTGTTGATACGATACTTATGACTGGGAGGTGGAATTAATGACAAAGAAAGATATCGTTTTAAGGATTACAGATTCGACTGGAATTAAGCAGGTTGATGTTAAAAGAGTTGTTCAAAAGACGTTTGATACGGTTATTGAAAGCCTTATTCGAAACGAAAAAGTTGAATTGCGTAATTTTGGTGTGTTTAAGATCAAAGAGCGAAAAGCACGTTTTGGCAGAAATCCTCGCACAGGCGAGAGCGTTCCTGTCCCCCCTAGAAAAGTCGTCGTGTTCAAGCCTGGCCTTGAAATGAAAGAAAAAATTAAATAAATTTTTTAAATTTTGACTAAGATATAAATATAAATATAAAGGGCGGAGAAGAGAGCTTCTCCGCCCTTACCACTATAGGTGCAGATAGTTATGAGCAATAAAGAAATTTCAATTCCACGCGGAACCGCTGATATTTTTGGTGACGAAGTCTTGCAATGGTCTTTGATTGAACAAAAGGCTCGGGAAATTCTACAAAACTATAATTACAAAGAAATTCGCACCCCAATGTTCGAAGAAGTTGATTTATTCGCTCGCTCAATGGGAAAGACTAGCGATGTGGTTCAAAAGCAAATGCTTACGCTTGAAAGAAATACGCGTGAAGGTGAAATGGGTGAGTCTCAAAGTACGTTTGCTCTAAGGCCAGAAGGCACTGCTTCAGTTGTGCGGTCATATATTGAAAACAGTATTGATCGAAAAGAACCGCTGACAAAGTTATTTTATATTGGTTCGATGTTTCGTGGTGAACGCCCACAAAAAGGGCGCTTGCGTCAGTTTAATCAAATTGGCGTTGAGGCTATTGGTCCAGATAGCCAGAACGCTTATTTAGACGCAGAAGTGATTTCTCTTGCGATGAATTTGCTTGCGAGCTTTGGCGTTAAAGACGCGACTTTGAAAATTAATAGTCTTGGAACGCCTGAAGACAAAGAAAAATTTGCTCAAGCATTAAGAGAACAGCTAAAAGATAAGAAATCTTCTTTATGTGAAAATTGTCAACAACGTTTTGATCGTAATATTTTTCGTGTTTTAGATTGTAAAAATAGAGATTGCAAAAAAGAAATAGAAGCTCTTGAAATTAAGAGTAGCTATTTATCCAAAGAAAGCCAAGAGTATTATAATGATGTTAAAAAAGCTTTAGCCGGGATTGGTGTCGCGTATCAGGAAACACCTGATTTGGTGCGGGGACTTGATTATTATACAGGAGTTGTTTTTGAGATTACAAGTCAGTCTCTTGGAAGTCAGGATGCGCTTGGTGCAGGTGGGCGATATAACGGGCTAGTCGAGCAGCTTGGTGGAACTAAGGGCGTTGATGCGGTTGGATTTTCGCTTGGGATTGAAAGAATTTTGCTTGCGATCAATGAAACCGCGCAACAAGAGATAAGCACCGATGTCTGTCTTGTTGCTTTAGATGAAAATGCGTTTGAAAAAGCTTTTAGCATTTTAAATGAGTTAAGGGCCAGCGGAGTCAAAAGCGACATTGTGTATCGAGCAGCTTCTGTTAAGGCTCAAATGAGAACTGCCAACAAGACAGGGGCCAAATATGTTTTGATTCTTGGTCAAGATGAAATTAGTAAAGGAATCATTACTCTTAAAAATATGCAAATTGGTGAGCAAGAAGAAATTCAGATTAGCAAAATTGTTGAATTTATAAAATCGATTTTATAGAAAGATTAATTTAAAATAGAGGATACTCCACGTCGCCACAGAAGGCTCCTGGAGTAAGTTCAACTGACCAGCTTACGTTCCTCGCGAAGCTCGTCCATAAACTGGAGTTTCATTTATGTTAAGAACACACACGTGCGGCGAATTAAATAAAACGCACAAAGATCAAGAGGTTACGCTTTGCGGCTGGGTGCATCGAAGACGTGATCATGGAAAACTTATTTTTATTGATGTTCGAGATCGTTACGGTTTTACGCAGGTTGTTTTTGTTCCATCGGTTAGCAAAGATGCTCATGAAAAAGCACAACAGCTTGGCCCAGAGTTTGTTGTTAAAATTACAGGCACAGTTAATGTTCGTCCAGAAAAGAATGTTAATGCAGATATCCCAACAGGGACGATTGAGCTTTGTGCGACTGGTCTTGAGATTTTAAACGCATCAGAGGTGCCTGTTTTTGAAATTGATGATGAGGGCGATGTTTCAGAAGAATTACGTCTTGCTTATCGTTATCTGGATTTAAGGCGCCAAAAACTTCAGACGTCTTTAAGTTTGCGTCACAAGCTTTGCTCGACGATTCGAAATTTTCT from Candidatus Omnitrophota bacterium includes these protein-coding regions:
- the tpx gene encoding thiol peroxidase; translation: MSKEITFKGNVLHVTGVDLKVGDKAPDFKVVTKDLKEVGLGDYSGKIKILTTFPSIDTPVCEGQVKEFNEKVSSFENTVVLAISKDLPFAHSRFCMSFSINNVETLSDYKYSSVAENYGVLIDELKLLTRAVFIIDKDDIIRYVQFAKEITEPLNYQKVYEALKDI
- the hisS gene encoding histidine--tRNA ligase, yielding MSNKEISIPRGTADIFGDEVLQWSLIEQKAREILQNYNYKEIRTPMFEEVDLFARSMGKTSDVVQKQMLTLERNTREGEMGESQSTFALRPEGTASVVRSYIENSIDRKEPLTKLFYIGSMFRGERPQKGRLRQFNQIGVEAIGPDSQNAYLDAEVISLAMNLLASFGVKDATLKINSLGTPEDKEKFAQALREQLKDKKSSLCENCQQRFDRNIFRVLDCKNRDCKKEIEALEIKSSYLSKESQEYYNDVKKALAGIGVAYQETPDLVRGLDYYTGVVFEITSQSLGSQDALGAGGRYNGLVEQLGGTKGVDAVGFSLGIERILLAINETAQQEISTDVCLVALDENAFEKAFSILNELRASGVKSDIVYRAASVKAQMRTANKTGAKYVLILGQDEISKGIITLKNMQIGEQEEIQISKIVEFIKSIL
- a CDS encoding DUF3465 domain-containing protein — protein: MDISKRYKIFVVLIVCLFLGCNSQLSSPIPASTQTQYRDDAQKIYSAYQNHQSNFFVESKGRVVKILLDDLKGSRHQRFILQLAKGQTILVAHNIDIAPRINNLNIGDEVYFYGEYEWNDKGGVVHWTHHDPGYRRIGGWLEHQGMRYQ
- a CDS encoding tetratricopeptide repeat protein — its product is MVSKELIQISQIKGWLLFLSKRCLWVYFIVVFILAYYAGKPDPVNTVVNRLNYLRLSEIYISESLSKDQKMSKREYCSAIKYYKELVEFIGPKDYLFANMGFCWYRIGDYNKALEMYDQAIRLNPAIYTYYADKGMIYLALGKPQEAISWLEQSLSKIALSTQHYDRYLQSLPEPYRQYAMINLNILTVRLKNDLLFLKQKLLDLHMASVNEKMNDIAVSPEKMPLHLDTFLGRISTDIAVLEKVYDGP
- a CDS encoding glycosyltransferase family 2 protein translates to MIKQKKISIIFSFRNEEKTLEELYRRTQDVLKRSNLLYEMIFVNDASTDGSLNILTNLALKDQSVKVINLSRRFGYNQSFMAGLEFFSGDAAVILDSDLQDSPEEIPRLIEKWELGAEVVHAVRQERLGENFFKLQLTSLAYKIIRKISSIELLENAGNFKLLSRRVVQELLRLKEQDPYLRGLISWVGFKQDKIYYKRQKRFAGKGHFPVLTSSGPIKEFISGVTSFSEFFPFLPIGSGLIFLILGLVAGFRELIIFLSGAMSPSWIITLILIVGGVQLISLGLVGLYIGRIWKEVARRPRHIVESTINVS
- a CDS encoding integration host factor subunit beta, whose translation is MTKKDIVLRITDSTGIKQVDVKRVVQKTFDTVIESLIRNEKVELRNFGVFKIKERKARFGRNPRTGESVPVPPRKVVVFKPGLEMKEKIK
- a CDS encoding cytochrome c biogenesis protein CcdA; translation: MINVAQMMISKSPILAIFVVFGVGFVASLSSCTLVRIPIVFGYISGASHSKKHSLLLSLCLVAGLVFSYTLVGMLLLFLKNFTSNLVQISRYMYLALGFFLLVAGLFYAGLIPAVHAQAHCSNRTNTFKRSGFIGAFIFGAMFAFLEMPACPCCASVLFVIIGAVSLINSWIYSFIVLLSFALGQSLPIFLIGFSTNLTRILAPKVAQIEKYIQFAAGTILIVIALYFLIIA